The following proteins come from a genomic window of Syntrophorhabdaceae bacterium:
- a CDS encoding HAD family hydrolase: MKAVIFDFDGTLTELTLDFGHLNREILNFALQHVSPELIEASRKQYIVETIYKLAENMGERGPNFQKGAFERLASLELYASQGKDVFPYTRGLLRELKRRTLRTGIITRTCRAVLRQVFPDMDAYIDVAVTREDIREVKPDPAHVTRALDLLHVAPEYALVVGDHPTDIAAGRALNVKTAGVLTGRTERAAFEEAGATYIIDDIRGVLEVI; this comes from the coding sequence ATGAAAGCAGTTATCTTTGATTTTGACGGAACCTTAACCGAGTTGACGCTCGATTTCGGCCACCTGAACAGAGAGATCCTCAACTTCGCCCTGCAACATGTTTCCCCGGAACTCATAGAGGCCTCGCGAAAACAGTATATCGTGGAAACCATATACAAGCTGGCGGAAAATATGGGCGAGCGAGGTCCCAATTTCCAGAAGGGGGCCTTTGAACGGCTGGCATCACTTGAGCTTTACGCCTCCCAGGGAAAGGATGTCTTTCCCTATACCAGGGGCCTCCTCAGAGAGCTCAAACGAAGAACATTGAGAACCGGCATCATTACGAGAACCTGCCGTGCCGTATTGAGACAGGTCTTTCCTGATATGGACGCCTACATAGATGTGGCGGTTACCCGCGAGGATATCCGCGAGGTAAAACCGGACCCGGCTCACGTAACGCGCGCGCTCGACCTTCTCCATGTTGCCCCTGAATATGCGCTCGTCGTCGGAGACCACCCGACCGATATCGCGGCGGGTCGCGCTCTCAACGTGAAAACCGCGGGCGTACTCACGGGCAGAACCGAAAGGGCGGCTTTTGAGGAGGCGGGCGCCACTTACATCATCGACGACATACGGGGCGTGCTTGAGGTCATTTAA
- the serA gene encoding phosphoglycerate dehydrogenase: MKGQEIKVLIADQMSESAIGILKSNSLVVDVKTGLKSEELQAIIGDYDALIVRSATKATKEIIEKGNRLRIIGRAGIGVDNVDVAAATEKGIIVMNTPQGNALAAAEHSIALMFAAARKIAYADKTMKEGKWEKKALMGIELYDKTLGVIGIGNIGALVAEKALALGMHVIAYDLFVSKEFAASKGIGLVDFDTLLKESDFIAIHVPLVKDTRDLINKDAIAKMKKGAIIINVARGPIVNAKDLLAGLESGQVGFAALDVFDEEPPAKDDPLVLSPKTVCTPHLGASTVEAQDKVAIDIANQFVEFFFYGVIKNSVNVPSVSLEVAKQIGPYLKLSENLGTVVSAITEFPIQQIQIQYMGEISEMDTKVLTQGILKNVLTPQMSGVNYVNAPLAAKKRGITVKEVKIAEQYDFTSLVTITVKGEKDENTVQGTLFGKKEPRLIKINNIYLEADLAGGNMLFVYNHDKPGVIASIANVFYMRGINIGGMHFGREATGGLAISLLDVDKEVEDSVIKEIQALPNVISAKRIDLP, translated from the coding sequence GTGAAAGGACAAGAGATAAAAGTACTCATAGCGGATCAGATGTCCGAAAGTGCGATAGGGATACTAAAGTCGAATAGCCTTGTCGTGGACGTGAAAACCGGGCTCAAATCTGAGGAACTGCAGGCTATCATCGGTGACTACGACGCGCTCATCGTCAGGAGCGCCACCAAAGCCACAAAAGAGATCATCGAGAAGGGAAACAGATTGCGCATAATAGGCAGGGCCGGCATAGGGGTCGATAATGTCGACGTGGCCGCAGCCACAGAAAAAGGCATTATCGTCATGAACACGCCCCAGGGAAATGCCCTGGCCGCAGCCGAACACAGCATCGCCCTTATGTTCGCGGCAGCCCGTAAGATTGCTTACGCCGACAAGACCATGAAAGAGGGCAAATGGGAAAAGAAGGCCCTCATGGGGATCGAGCTGTACGACAAAACCTTAGGCGTCATAGGAATCGGCAACATTGGCGCCCTGGTGGCCGAAAAAGCGCTTGCGCTCGGCATGCATGTCATTGCTTATGACCTCTTTGTGTCGAAAGAATTCGCGGCGAGCAAAGGGATCGGACTTGTCGATTTCGATACGCTCCTCAAAGAGAGCGACTTTATCGCAATCCACGTGCCTCTCGTAAAAGACACGAGGGACTTAATCAACAAAGATGCCATCGCCAAGATGAAAAAGGGCGCCATCATCATCAATGTGGCCCGGGGCCCTATCGTAAACGCAAAAGACCTTCTGGCAGGCCTTGAGAGCGGACAGGTGGGTTTTGCAGCCCTCGATGTTTTTGATGAAGAACCCCCTGCCAAGGATGATCCGCTCGTGCTTTCGCCGAAAACCGTGTGTACCCCCCATCTCGGCGCCTCTACCGTGGAGGCCCAGGACAAGGTCGCCATAGACATAGCAAACCAGTTCGTCGAATTCTTCTTTTACGGGGTTATCAAAAATAGCGTCAACGTGCCCTCCGTCTCGCTGGAAGTGGCCAAACAGATCGGCCCTTATCTCAAGCTTTCTGAAAACCTTGGAACCGTTGTGTCGGCCATAACGGAATTCCCCATTCAGCAGATACAGATCCAGTATATGGGTGAAATTTCCGAGATGGACACAAAAGTACTCACCCAGGGTATCTTAAAGAACGTCCTCACTCCCCAGATGAGTGGGGTGAATTACGTGAACGCTCCGCTCGCGGCGAAGAAGCGGGGTATCACGGTTAAAGAAGTGAAGATAGCAGAACAGTATGATTTCACCTCGCTCGTCACCATAACCGTAAAAGGCGAAAAGGATGAGAACACCGTCCAGGGAACGCTCTTCGGCAAGAAAGAACCGCGGCTCATTAAAATCAACAATATCTACCTTGAGGCCGATCTTGCCGGTGGCAATATGCTGTTCGTGTACAACCATGACAAACCCGGTGTCATAGCGAGCATTGCCAACGTATTTTACATGCGGGGCATCAACATCGGCGGCATGCATTTCGGAAGAGAGGCCACAGGAGGGCTTGCCATCTCCCTGCTCGACGTGGACAAGGAAGTGGAAGACAGCGTGATAAAGGAGATTCAGGCGTTGCCCAACGTAATTTCGGCAAAAAGGATCGATCTGCCGTAA
- a CDS encoding secondary thiamine-phosphate synthase enzyme YjbQ yields MIELNVRTSKRIEAINITGQVAHAVGGRQGSLLHVYTPHTTCGLLINEQADPDVIKDILAAPERVAPANHPYRHSEGNSDAHIKSVLTGASVSIPFSQGAPRLGTWQGIFFMEFDGPRDRRIIVTLM; encoded by the coding sequence GTGATCGAACTGAACGTCAGGACCTCTAAAAGAATTGAGGCAATCAACATCACGGGTCAGGTCGCTCACGCAGTGGGAGGCAGACAAGGGTCTCTACTCCATGTTTACACGCCTCACACGACCTGTGGTCTTCTCATCAATGAGCAGGCCGATCCGGACGTGATCAAGGACATTCTCGCCGCCCCTGAGAGAGTGGCGCCGGCGAATCACCCATACCGGCATAGCGAAGGAAATTCCGATGCCCACATTAAATCGGTACTCACAGGCGCATCGGTCTCAATCCCTTTTTCCCAGGGCGCACCACGGCTTGGAACCTGGCAGGGGATATTTTTTATGGAATTTGACGGGCCGAGAGATCGGCGAATAATCGTTACGCTTATGTAA
- a CDS encoding lipocalin family protein codes for MRLNALVAAWATFLMPLALPIMRLWPNVSPLTVVPEVDLARYMGTWYEIARLPTRFEEGCVAARAKYNLRQDGRVEIINACRLNSFDGRVKTVRGIARVVDKKTNARLKVSFFWPFYGKYWIIDLGKDYEYAVVGNPRRNYLWILSRRPEMDDGLYQLLLKSLAAKGYDTSRMIKTPQITEDSSPDQKEHIGG; via the coding sequence ATGAGGCTAAATGCCCTGGTCGCGGCCTGGGCAACCTTTCTCATGCCTTTGGCCCTTCCAATCATGAGGCTGTGGCCTAACGTTTCGCCCCTTACGGTGGTGCCGGAGGTCGACCTTGCCAGATACATGGGCACATGGTATGAGATCGCACGCCTCCCCACCCGTTTCGAGGAGGGCTGTGTTGCGGCGAGGGCTAAGTACAATTTGCGGCAGGACGGCAGGGTGGAGATAATCAACGCGTGCCGGCTCAATAGCTTTGATGGACGTGTGAAGACGGTGAGGGGCATAGCCAGGGTGGTGGATAAAAAGACCAACGCCAGGCTGAAGGTCAGCTTCTTCTGGCCCTTTTATGGCAAGTACTGGATTATCGACCTGGGCAAAGATTATGAATACGCCGTTGTGGGCAATCCCCGCAGGAATTACCTTTGGATATTGTCCCGCAGACCTGAGATGGATGATGGACTTTACCAACTCCTTCTGAAGAGCCTGGCTGCAAAGGGGTACGACACCTCCCGGATGATCAAAACACCCCAGATCACCGAAGATTCCTCCCCTGATCAGAAAGAACACATAGGCGGATAA
- a CDS encoding pyridoxamine 5'-phosphate oxidase family protein: MERLALIQTVKNILDDQNLAVLSTRDGNQPYSNLVCFTATDDLRCLVFATPRATRKYANLSAELKVAMLVDDRTNKAGDTQEATAVTAIGLARELGGEERLNSLGSYIGKHPQLESFASSSDTALFKIEVERYIVSKFENTEVICMGDQE; encoded by the coding sequence ATGGAACGTTTAGCGCTGATTCAGACGGTGAAGAACATTCTTGACGATCAGAACCTGGCCGTCCTTTCAACCCGCGATGGAAACCAGCCGTATTCAAACCTGGTCTGCTTCACAGCGACCGATGACCTCCGGTGTCTTGTCTTCGCAACGCCTCGGGCTACCCGAAAATATGCAAACCTGTCGGCGGAACTGAAAGTGGCTATGCTCGTTGATGACAGAACCAACAAAGCGGGTGACACACAGGAGGCAACCGCGGTCACTGCGATCGGTCTGGCGCGCGAGTTGGGCGGAGAGGAGAGGCTAAATTCGCTTGGCTCTTATATCGGCAAGCACCCCCAGTTGGAGTCGTTTGCTTCCTCGTCCGATACCGCCCTTTTCAAAATAGAGGTGGAGAGGTATATCGTAAGCAAGTTTGAAAATACTGAGGTGATATGCATGGGTGACCAGGAATGA
- a CDS encoding helix-turn-helix domain-containing protein: MPKELGNIRIYSVQDISKALDVNERSIRKWLRAGLIKGRKIGTHWYVTEENIGLFLSGGKGGDDTGNNKKKKTKRTKTKKEDS, encoded by the coding sequence ATGCCAAAGGAATTAGGCAATATAAGAATTTACTCGGTGCAGGATATAAGTAAGGCTCTTGACGTAAATGAAAGATCGATCAGGAAATGGCTAAGAGCTGGGTTGATCAAAGGACGCAAGATAGGAACGCATTGGTATGTGACAGAGGAAAATATCGGCTTATTTCTGAGCGGAGGCAAAGGAGGTGATGACACTGGTAACAATAAAAAGAAAAAGACAAAAAGAACGAAAACGAAAAAGGAGGATTCATGA
- a CDS encoding tyrosine-type recombinase/integrase — MKGSIQKKGSIYYAVIPIGGKRKWYKGGDTKKDAQRILTEKLFEIDAGTYKEIPKTTFKEFAEFWLNSYVEGNLKPSTAKGYRDIVKKNLSHFDGRVLSEITTGQLQAYVTRRLRLVSAKTVCNDTMVMKLLFRHARKWGYLKLNPAEDVDRPKLKGTEVEILEPHELKQLLEKTDQRYQTAFLTAFLTGLRAGELWALKWSDIDWSSGKLFVRRSVWKGGFQTPKTRKSVRKVDMPQQLIQALKRWKLASPVGELDLVFPGIKGGTANHVNVMNRQFYPALRRAGLRQVSFHSLRHSNASMRIQGGQNIKYISEQLGHSTIRITLDIYGHLFNDVNFTKQQVELLESSFESVRNPLENTPKSQVNDLTPRIQLIENIEGNIGGGIRI, encoded by the coding sequence ATGAAAGGTAGCATACAGAAAAAAGGTAGCATCTACTACGCCGTTATCCCGATCGGGGGAAAACGGAAGTGGTACAAAGGTGGAGACACCAAAAAAGACGCACAGCGAATCTTGACTGAAAAACTATTTGAGATCGATGCCGGCACTTACAAGGAAATACCTAAGACAACCTTTAAGGAGTTTGCAGAGTTTTGGTTAAACAGTTACGTGGAAGGAAATCTAAAGCCTTCTACGGCTAAAGGGTACAGGGACATAGTCAAGAAAAACCTTTCCCATTTCGACGGGCGAGTGCTTTCAGAAATTACAACGGGCCAGCTGCAAGCATATGTCACGAGGCGGCTGAGACTCGTATCTGCAAAGACAGTATGCAATGACACCATGGTTATGAAGCTACTCTTCAGACATGCCAGAAAGTGGGGCTATCTTAAGCTTAATCCCGCGGAAGACGTTGACAGGCCGAAACTGAAAGGTACTGAAGTTGAGATTTTGGAGCCCCATGAGCTGAAGCAACTCTTGGAAAAAACGGACCAGCGCTACCAAACTGCCTTTCTAACGGCTTTTCTAACCGGATTACGCGCAGGAGAGCTGTGGGCCTTGAAATGGAGCGATATTGACTGGAGTTCTGGGAAACTATTTGTGAGACGTTCAGTCTGGAAAGGAGGGTTTCAAACACCCAAGACCAGAAAGTCTGTCCGTAAAGTGGATATGCCGCAACAACTGATCCAGGCCCTCAAGAGATGGAAGCTGGCTTCTCCCGTGGGTGAACTTGATTTGGTTTTCCCTGGTATCAAAGGTGGCACTGCCAATCATGTGAACGTGATGAACCGTCAATTCTATCCGGCCTTACGAAGGGCAGGGCTCAGACAGGTGTCATTTCACAGTTTAAGACACAGTAACGCAAGTATGAGAATACAGGGAGGACAGAACATAAAATACATCTCTGAACAGTTAGGCCACTCGACCATAAGGATCACGTTGGACATTTATGGACACCTGTTTAATGATGTGAATTTTACGAAGCAACAAGTTGAATTATTGGAGAGTTCTTTCGAATCCGTTAGAAATCCGTTAGAAAACACCCCCAAAAGCCAAGTCAACGACTTGACCCCCCGAATACAACTAATTGAAAATATTGAAGGAAATATTGGAGGCGGCATCCGGATTTGA
- a CDS encoding class I SAM-dependent methyltransferase translates to MNDLENYFRNNEKRLIHKWQHYFEIYDRHFNSFRNKEISVLEIGVSHGGSLQMWRDYFGEKAKIFGVDVNPHCKELEEDGIEIFIGSQEDRKFLRGLRNRIPPVDILIDDGGHTMKQQIYTFEELYDHVAPNGVYLCEDIHTSYWRDFGGGYKRKGTFVEFSKDLVDRLNAWHSEQKSKLDVTPFTRSAYALHFYDSILVIEKRPITPPFHLKTGVEVVKPYHPRVSKVKRLSSKLKNRLNIE, encoded by the coding sequence ATGAACGATCTTGAGAATTACTTTCGCAACAACGAGAAGAGATTAATTCATAAGTGGCAGCATTATTTCGAGATTTACGATAGACATTTCAATTCCTTCAGAAACAAAGAAATATCCGTCCTTGAGATAGGAGTTTCCCATGGCGGCTCGCTTCAGATGTGGAGAGACTATTTCGGCGAGAAGGCCAAAATCTTCGGCGTTGATGTCAACCCTCACTGCAAAGAGCTCGAAGAAGACGGCATTGAGATCTTTATCGGCTCGCAGGAAGATAGAAAATTTCTCAGAGGATTACGAAACAGGATCCCGCCTGTCGATATCCTGATAGATGACGGTGGTCATACCATGAAGCAGCAAATATACACCTTCGAGGAACTCTATGATCACGTGGCCCCGAACGGAGTATATCTCTGCGAAGATATCCATACGTCCTACTGGAGGGATTTCGGCGGAGGATACAAACGGAAAGGCACCTTCGTGGAATTCAGCAAGGATCTTGTGGACCGGTTGAATGCGTGGCACTCAGAACAGAAGAGTAAACTCGATGTAACGCCCTTCACAAGATCTGCCTATGCGCTACACTTCTACGACAGCATACTCGTCATCGAGAAACGGCCAATAACACCGCCGTTTCATCTCAAGACGGGCGTGGAGGTGGTAAAACCTTACCACCCCAGGGTCTCAAAAGTAAAAAGACTCTCGTCAAAACTGAAGAATAGGCTCAACATAGAGTAG
- a CDS encoding nitroreductase family protein, whose amino-acid sequence MIDELITRNRSYRRFYEDKPITRRELESLVELARLSPSAANLQPLKFIVSHKPAKNEKIFSCLAWAGYLKDWPGPEQGERPSGYVIILGDTNITKEFGCNHGIAAQSILLGAVERGLGGCMIASIQRDKLKGLLNIPAYYEILLVIALGEPKERVVIVEAKEGDIKYWRDANKTHHVPKRPLSEILLDL is encoded by the coding sequence ATGATTGACGAGCTGATCACAAGAAACAGAAGCTACAGGCGGTTCTATGAGGATAAGCCGATCACTCGAAGAGAGCTTGAGAGCCTGGTCGAGCTCGCCCGTCTCTCCCCTTCGGCGGCAAACCTGCAGCCCCTCAAATTTATCGTGTCCCATAAACCGGCCAAGAATGAAAAGATATTTTCCTGTCTTGCATGGGCAGGCTATTTAAAAGACTGGCCCGGCCCCGAACAAGGCGAGAGGCCCTCGGGCTACGTCATCATACTTGGCGATACGAACATTACCAAGGAATTTGGCTGCAACCACGGCATCGCCGCGCAAAGCATACTGCTCGGGGCCGTAGAGAGGGGCCTTGGCGGCTGTATGATTGCTTCCATCCAGCGCGATAAATTGAAAGGCCTTCTCAATATCCCCGCCTACTATGAGATCCTGCTCGTCATCGCACTCGGCGAGCCCAAAGAGCGTGTTGTGATCGTCGAAGCGAAAGAAGGTGACATAAAGTACTGGCGGGACGCCAATAAAACCCACCATGTGCCCAAACGGCCCCTGAGTGAGATACTGCTCGATTTATAG
- a CDS encoding cyclophilin-like fold protein, whose product MIKITAKDVIIEGELFDTACAQAIAGKLPLEARLSEWGDEFYFEVPVAMTLDGSATRTVKVGDIGYWPPGRALAIFFGPTPLSTNGEPVPASEVNIVGKVRGDATLLRKAKGTSMIRLEKAP is encoded by the coding sequence GTGATAAAGATAACGGCGAAAGACGTGATCATTGAAGGCGAGCTCTTCGATACCGCCTGCGCACAGGCGATCGCGGGGAAGCTTCCTTTGGAGGCGCGACTAAGCGAATGGGGCGATGAGTTCTATTTTGAGGTCCCTGTCGCTATGACCCTCGACGGGTCTGCCACAAGGACCGTGAAAGTCGGGGACATAGGATACTGGCCACCCGGACGCGCCCTTGCTATTTTTTTCGGACCCACACCTTTGAGCACGAACGGTGAACCCGTGCCCGCAAGCGAGGTGAATATTGTGGGCAAGGTCCGGGGCGATGCCACGCTCTTAAGAAAAGCAAAAGGCACGTCAATGATCAGACTGGAAAAGGCCCCGTGA